A DNA window from Vigna angularis cultivar LongXiaoDou No.4 chromosome 1, ASM1680809v1, whole genome shotgun sequence contains the following coding sequences:
- the LOC108322175 gene encoding plasma membrane ATPase 4 — translation MAADKAAITLDQIKNETVDLERIPIEEVFQQLKCSREGLSSEEGASRLQIFGPNKLEEKKESKLLKFLGFMWNPLSWVMEAAAIMAIALANGDGRPPDWQDFVGIVCLLVINSTISFIEENNAGNAAAALMAGLAPKTKVLRDGKWTEQEAAILVPGDIISIKLGDIIPADARLLEGDALKVDQSALTGESLPATKGPGDEVFSGSTCKQGEIEAVVIATGVHTFFGKAAHLVDSTNQVGHFQKVLTAIGNFCICSIAVGMLAEIIVMYPIQHRKYRDGIDNLLVLLIGGIPIAMPTVLSVTMAIGSHRLSQQGAITKRMTAIEEMAGMDVLCSDKTGTLTLNKLSVDKNLIEVFAKGVDKDHVILLAARASRTENQDAIDAAIVGMLADPKEARAGVREVHFLPFNPVDKRTALTYIDADGNWHRASKGAPEQIMTLCNLREDAKKKVHSIIDKFAERGLRSLAVARQEVPEKTKESAGSPWQFVGLLSLFDPPRHDSAETIRRALHLGVNVKMITGDQLAIAKETGRRLGMGTNMYPSASLLGQDKDASIAALPVEELIEKADGFAGVFPEHKYEIVKKLQDRKHICGMTGDGVNDAPALKKADIGIAVADATDAARSASDIVLTEPGLSVIISAVLTSRAIFQRMKNYTIYAVSITIRIVFGFMFIALIWKFDFSPFMVLIIAILNDGTIMTISKDRVKPSPLPDSWKLQEIFATGVVLGSYLALMTIIFFWAMEQTNFFPEKFGVRHLTHDEMMSALYLQVSIVSQALIFVTRSRSWSFVERPGMLLVIAFVIAQLIATIIAVYADWSFAKVKGIGWGWAGVIWLYSIVFYFPLDLMKFAIRYILSGKAWLNLLENKTAFTTKKDYGKEEREAQWAHAQRTLHGLQPPETTSIFNEKNSYRELSEIAEQARKRAEVARLRELHTLKGHVESVVKLKGLDIDTIQQHYTV, via the exons ATGGCTGCTGACAAAGCAGCAATCACCCTCGACCAAATCAAGAACGAGACTGTTGATCTG GAACGTATTCCTATTGAGGAAGTGTTCCAGCAGCTGAAATGTTCCAGAGAAGGATTGTCCTCGGAAGAAGGAGCCAGTCGGCTTCAGATATTTGGGCCAAACAAGCTAGAGGAGAAAAAG GAAAGCAAATTACTCAAGTTTCTTGGGTTCATGTGGAACCCTCTCTCATGGGTGATGGAAGCTGCTGCTATTATGGCAATTGCTCTTGCAAATGGGGATGGGAGACCCCCAGATTGGCAAGATTTTGTGGGTATCGTCTGCTTGCTGGTGATCAACTCCACCATAAGTTtcattgaagaaaataatgcCGGTAATGCAGCTGCTGCTCTTATGGCTGGTCTTGCCCCCAAGACAAAG GTTCTAAGAGATGGTAAATGGACTGAGCAAGAAGCTGCTATTTTAGTTCCTGGAGACATCATAAGCATCAAACTAGGTGATATAATTCCTGCTGATGCTCGTCTTCTCGAGGGTGATGCTTTGAAGGTTGATCAATCCGCCTTGACTGGAGAGTCACTTCCTGCTACCAAGGGTCCTGGAGATGAAGTTTTCTCTGGCTCAACTTGTAAGCAAGGTGAAATTGAAGCTGTTGTCATTGCAACCGGTGTCCACACATTTTTTGGGAAAGCAGCTCACCTCGTGGATAGTACCAACCAAGTTGGCCACTTCCAGAAAGTGCTTACAGCAATTGGAAACTTCTGTATTTGTTCCATTGCAGTTGGTATGTTGGCTGAGATCATAGTCATGTACCCGATTCAGCACCGCAAGTACAGAGATGGAATTGACAATCTTCTGGTCCTCTTGATTGGAGGAATTCCCATTGCTATGCCCACTGTGTTGTCAGTGACAATGGCCATTGGTTCTCACAGGCTTTCTCAGCAGGGTGCTATAACGAAGAGAATGACAGCCATTGAAGAAATGGCCGGTATGGATGTTCTTTGCAGTGACAAAACAGGTACACTGACCCTTAACAAATTGAGTGTAGACAAGAACTTGATTGAGGTCTTTGCAAAGGGTGTCGACAAGGATCATGTGATCCTTCTTGCGGCAAGGGCTTCCAGGACTGAAAACCAGGACGCAATAGATGCTGCCATTGTTGGAATGCTTGCTGATCCAAAAGAG GCAAGGGCTGGGGTAAGAGAAGTGCATTTCTTGCCATTTAATCCTGTTGACAAGAGAACTGCTTTGACTTACATTGATGCCGATGGAAATTGGCACCGTGCAAGCAAAGGTGCTCCCGAGCAG ATCATGACCCTATGTAACCTCAGGGAAGATGCAAAGAAGAAGGTTCACAGTATTATTGACAAGTTTGCAGAGAGAGGGCTTCGTTCACTTGCTGTTGCTAGACAG GAAGTTCctgagaaaacaaaagaaagcgCTGGTAGTCCATGGCAGTTTGTTGGTTTGTTGTCACTGTTCGACCCTCCCAGACATGACAGTGCTGAAACTATCCGTAGAGCTCTGCATCTTGGTGTAAATGTCAAGATGATTACTG GGGATCAACTTGCCATAGCTAAGGAGACTGGACGAAGACTTGGGATGGGAACTAATATGTACCCATCCGCTTCCTTGCTCGGTCAAGACAAAGATGCTAGTATAGCTGCTCTTCCAGTAGAAGAGCTTATTGAGAAGGCAGATGGTTTTGCAGGAGTGTTTCCAG AGCACAAGTACGAAATTGTCAAGAAGTTGCAAGATAGGAAGCACATCTGTGGAATGACTGGAGATGGTGTCAATGACGCTCCTGCTTTGAAGAAGGCCGATATTGGAATCGCTGTTGCTGATGCAACTGATGCTGCAAGAAGCGCTTCTGATATTGTATTGACAGAACCTGGTTTGAGTGTTATTATTAGTGCCGTCTTAACCAGCAGGGCTATTTTCCAGAGAATGAAAAACTATACG ATATATGCAGTATCTATCACTATCCGAATAGTG TTTGGCTTTATGTTCATAGCATTGATCTGGAAGTTCGATTTCTCTCCTTTCATGGTTTTGATCATTGCCATTCTAAATGATG GAACAATCATGACAATTTCCAAGGACAGAGTGAAGCCATCTCCGTTGCCCGACAGCTGGAAACTGCAAGAAATATTTGCTACTGGGGTTGTGCTTGGAAGTTACTTAGCACTGATGACTATCATATTTTTCTGGGCAATGGAACAAACTAATTTCTTCCCT GAAAAATTCGGAGTTAGACACCTGACTCATGATGAAATGATGTCTGCTTTGTATTTGCAAGTCAGTATAGTCAGCCAGGCTCTGATATTTGTTACGCGTTCTCGAAGCTGGTCCTTTGTTGAACGCCCTGGAATGCTGTTAGTTATTGCTTTCGTTATTGCTCAGCTG ATTGCTACAATCATAGCAGTGTATGCTGACTGGAGCTTTGCAAAGGTGAAAGGAATTGGTTGGGGTTGGGCAGGAGTCATCTGGCTATACAGTATTGTCTTCTACTTTCCCCTTGACCTCATGAAGTTTGCCATCCGTTACATATTGAGTGGCAAGGCTTGGCTAAACCTCCTAGAAAACAAG ACTGCCTTCACAACCAAGAAAGACTACGGTAAGGAGGAGAGGGAAGCTCAGTGGGCTCATGCTCAGAGGACCCTACATGGACTTCAACCACCAGAAACTACTAGCATTTTCAATGAGAAAAACAGTTACAGAGAACTCTCAGAGATTGCTGAGCAGGCCAGGAAAAGAGCTGAAGTTGCAAG GCTTCGCGAGCTTCACACTCTGAAAGGACATGTTGAGTCTGTGGTGAAGCTGAAGGGTTTGGACATTGATACTATCCAGCAGCACTACACCGTGTGA